One stretch of Castor canadensis chromosome 14, mCasCan1.hap1v2, whole genome shotgun sequence DNA includes these proteins:
- the Ndufa11 gene encoding NADH dehydrogenase [ubiquinone] 1 alpha subcomplex subunit 11, which yields MARRLFRQYTDIPDGTECHRKTYASTSIGAAVGLTTSAYSVTLNPPGSILDGVARVGRYTFTAAAVGAMFGLASCVSAQVREKPDDPLNYFIGGCAGGLTLGARTHSYGIAATGCVYMGIAAALFKMGQVEGWEVFPDPKV from the exons ATGGCTCGGAGGCTATTTCGTCAGTATACGGACATCCCCGACGGCACCGAGTGCCACCGCAAAACCTACGCCAGCACCAGTATCGGCGCCGCCGTGG GCCTCACTACCTCGGCCTACAGTGTCACACTCAATCCCCCGGGCTCCATCCTCGATGGAGTGGCAAGGGTTGGACGATACACCTTTACTGCAG CTGCTGTGGGAGCCATGTTTGGCCTCGCCTCTTGCGTCAGCGCCCAGGTCCGGGAGAAGCCCGATGACCCCCTGAACTACTTCATTGGAGGTTGTGCTGGAGGCCTGACCCTGGGAGCGAGAA CCCACAGCTACGGGATCGCTGCCACCGGCTGCGTGTATATGGGCATCGCCGCTGCCTTGTTCAAGATGGGCCAGGTGGAGGGCTGGGAGGTATTTCCAGACCCCAAGGTGTGA